The proteins below come from a single Dermatophilaceae bacterium Soc4.6 genomic window:
- a CDS encoding molybdopterin-dependent oxidoreductase, translated as MRIRATDDTSARRRPPAAARIAVLLSVVAVLTSLAGCGTAPGDGTALPPPAGDTGYRVVTASSLTRTQSLPVPTGPVVLTISGRLGAGVKGPVRLDLAGLEQLGLVEYSTMDKQAEGRRATFRGVLLRRLLSAVGAGSATTLHTLAVNDFAVDIPVSDASAYPVLLATRVDGARMPVDHYGPVRVIYPTDGTDLDSTVYDPRWIWQLTSIVVE; from the coding sequence ATGCGCATCAGGGCGACCGACGACACGAGCGCCCGCAGGCGGCCCCCAGCGGCCGCGCGCATCGCCGTCCTGCTCTCCGTCGTGGCTGTCCTCACCAGCCTCGCGGGGTGCGGGACGGCGCCGGGCGACGGCACGGCCCTCCCGCCCCCGGCCGGCGACACCGGCTACCGGGTGGTCACCGCGTCGTCGCTCACGAGGACCCAGTCGCTGCCGGTCCCCACCGGGCCCGTCGTGCTCACCATCAGCGGCCGCCTGGGCGCTGGCGTGAAGGGCCCGGTGCGGCTCGACCTGGCGGGGCTGGAGCAGCTGGGCCTCGTGGAGTACTCGACCATGGACAAGCAGGCCGAAGGGCGGCGCGCGACCTTCCGGGGGGTGCTGCTGCGCCGGCTGCTCTCCGCCGTCGGGGCCGGCAGCGCGACCACGCTGCACACGCTCGCGGTCAACGACTTCGCGGTCGACATCCCGGTCTCGGACGCCTCCGCCTACCCCGTGCTGCTGGCCACCCGGGTCGACGGCGCCCGGATGCCGGTGGACCACTACGGACCGGTGCGCGTGATCTACCCCACCGACGGCACCGACCTCGATTCCACCGTCTACGACCCGCGCTGGATCTGGCAGCTCACCAGCATCGTGGTCGAGTAG